Proteins co-encoded in one Neodiprion lecontei isolate iyNeoLeco1 chromosome 3, iyNeoLeco1.1, whole genome shotgun sequence genomic window:
- the LOC107217495 gene encoding leucine-zipper-like transcriptional regulator 1 isoform X2, with protein MDNTATAECLTLDFGPFETVHRWQQMPECDEFVGARRSKHTVVAYKDAIYVFGGDNGKKMLNDLLRFDVKEKSWGRAFSTGIPPAPRYHHSAVVYDVSMFVFGGYTGDIHSNSNLTNKNDLFEYKFKTGQWIEWRFIGKTPVPRSAHGAAVYDNKLWIFAGYDGNARLNDMWTISLLPGDMRVWEEVAQSGDCPPTCCNFPVAVARESMFVFSGQSGAKITNSLFQFHFKDKRWTRISTEHILRGAPPPPARRYGHTMVSFDRHLYVFGGTADSTLPNDLHCYDLDTQTWSVILSSADSQVPSGRLFHAAAVIGEAMFIFGGTVDNNVRSGEMYRFQFSSYPKCTLHDDFGRLLSSQQFCDVQFIVGESEEKIPAHIAMVAARSQWLRARIKQAQDQREKHLEKILGITDLPLKDLPLLEVKLKDAVPEAFEMVLNYIYTDRIDPTKKIEDPLSNRIVLLMMDVYRLAVQFHMKRLEQLCVQYLEATISHANVLEALHNAALLKLYFIKEFCLSFVVKDSNYNQIVMSQEFETLDQPLMVEIIRRRQMPQAKNFLKSYESTEFAHIHVLGTTLEQDMEVFLKSASTEFCDIMLMLHGTPIPAHKAILAARCSYFEGMFRSFMPEDNIVNIQIGEMIPSKESFDSLLRWHDCQN; from the exons ACGAAGTAAGCACACGGTAGTAGCATATAAAGATGCTATTTACGTATTTGGAGGAGATAACGgaaagaaaatgttgaatGATTTGCTACGGTTTGACGTTAAAGAAAAATCTTGGGGTAGGGCGTTCTCCACTGGGATTCCGCCAGCACCAAGATATCACCACTCAGCCGTAGTTTATGACGTTTCTATGTTCGTTTTTGGTGGATACACTGGAGACATTCATTCAAATTCTAATTTAACCAACaagaatgatttatttgaGTATAAATTCAAGACTGGTCAATGGATTGAGTGGCGGTTTATTGGAAA AACACCTGTACCCAGATCAGCCCATGGTGCTGCAGTGTATGATAATAAGCTTTGGATATTCGCTGGGTACGATGGGAATGCTAGATTAAATGATATGTGGACCATATCGCTGCTT CCAGGAGATATGAGAGTTTGGGAAGAAGTTGCGCAATCTGGAGATTGTCCACCAACGTGTTGCAATTTCCCTGTAGCTGTTGCTCGTGAATCTATGTTCGTTTTCAGTGGTCAGAGTGGAGCCAAAATTACAAACAGCTTGTTTCAGTTCCACTTCAAAGACAAAAG GTGGACTCGAATATCCACAGAGCATATATTGAGAGGTGCTCCACCTCCTCCAGCTCGCCGTTATGGTCACACAATGGTCAGTTTTGACAGGCATCTCTATGTCTTTGGTGGAACGGCAGATTCAACCCTACCCAATGATTTGCATTGTTACGACCTGGATACACAGACATGGAGTGTAATTTTATCATCGGCAGACAGCCAAGTACCATCTGGACGATTATTTCATGCTGCAGCAGTAATTGGGGAAGCTATGTTTATATTTGGAGGCACTGTAGATAACAATGTGAGATCTGGTGAGATGTACaggtttcaattttcttcttatCCTAAATGTACTCTGCACGATGATTTTGGAAGATTGCTCAGCAGTCAACAGTTCTGCGACGTCCAATTTATTGTTGGAGAAAGCGAAGAGAAAATACCAGCACATATTGCTATGGTAGCCGCACGATCTCAGTGGTTAAGAGCTAGAATTAAACAAGCCCAAGATCAGAGAGAAAAGcatcttgaaaaaattttaggcATTACCGATCTACCGCTCAAAGATTTACCGTTGCTAGAAGTCAAATTGAAGGATGCTGTGCCGGAAGCCTTTGAAATGGTGTTGAACTACATATACACTGATCGAATAGATCCTAccaaaaaaatagaagatCCGTTGAGCAACAGAATCGTACTTCTAATGATGGACGTTTATCGACTAGCTGTTCAATTTCACATGAAAAGATTGGAACAACTTTGTGTTCAATATCTTGAAGCTACTATCAGTCATGCAAACGTTCTTGAAGCACTTCATAATGCAGCACTTTTAAAGTTGTATTTTATTAAAGAATTCTGCTTGAGTTTTGTTGTCAAGGACAGTAACTACAATCAAATAGTGATGAGCCAGGAATTTGAAACATTGGATCAACCCTTAATGGTAGAAATCATAAGAAGAAGGCAAATGCCGCAAGCTAAAAACTTTCTaaagtcatacgaatcgacaG AATTTGCACACATTCATGTGTTGGGAACAACTCTAGAGCAGGATATGGAGGTCTTTTTAAAGAGTGCGAGCACCGAATTTTGTGATATTATGCTGATGTTGCATGGGACACCCATACCAGCACACAAGGCTATCCTTGCCGCTAGATGCAGTTATTTCGAAGGCATGTTCCGATCTTTTATGCCTGAAGACAACATAGTGAAC ATCCAAATCGGAGAGATGATTCCTTCAAAAGAATCATTCGATTCCCTGCTCAG GTGGCACGATTGCCAAAATTGA
- the LOC107217489 gene encoding uncharacterized protein LOC107217489, which translates to MPLSIGVNLRVTGHCNQGGRKYMEDMFSVAYQQTADDKDLEYAFFGIFDGHGGGEAATYAKEHLMDTIVKQKNFWSDRDEDVLRAIQDGYNNTHQAMWRQLDKWPRTASGLPSTAGTTASVAFIRKGKIYIGHVGDSGIILGYQDEGELYWKAKALTKDHKPESKREMTRIQACGGKVVSKSGVPRVVWNRPRIGHKGPVRRSTHIDEIPFLAVARSLGDLWSYNSELDKFVVSPEPDVAVVAVDVKSHRCLIFGTDGLWNMLSPQLAVSIVQNAERHNEKHLIASQQTGNGHTDIQMWINPSKSLVDRALERWSSTRLRADNTSVVTLMLDPPGPSRTEVLLGQKSCKEKERPISPKGIPQRVILSPVPSTSEQVEYEPNYSTKPETNPNLYAAQPQPPVPNFTKTDESENESKQPDSSDNIVDAMRKITEVANILHRERLPAVSKPLVEQHNPNLKNQPLNVTKPLTKCSQQCHESPQRELRSRESIQVAEVSSSVCSDNVQRTEGSTKSEDVSTTKLEKSDQPVHSKRIPDHKSMGSQNNHNLQSLNRQVPKPSRMSDHKTKEESNNLHHMVRQNAFNGSCDELKPGTAVGTKRRHSTLAQADESCSSEPNLKRRTRSEDQRILPIDENDPANQGKDSHTRLSWPDKWEVTGEGPENTRTNQRRSLEKKATPVKTIRRPSINGGNRIQLRGSFTVQRERVNITSTPDLPPQRWLRSDTIAATPIKTLRSRNVDIMGHTVPPQMASQYDIVKANRLSLPSKLKQTSSSSGPQASPSSSGIAKRVKSPYNPSARSLSTRSRIKRLSK; encoded by the exons ATGCCGCTGAGTATAGGAGTGAATCTCCGAGTAACAGGCCACTGCAATCAGGGAGGCCGAAAATACATGGAGGATATGTTTAGCGTAGCATACCAGCAAACCGCCGACGACAAAGACCTCGAGTACGCTTTTTTCGGTATATTTGACGGGCATGGCGGCGGTGAGGCGGCCACGTACGCCAAGGAACATCTCATGGACACTATCGTCAAACAGAAGAACTTCTGGTCTGATAGAGATGAGGATGTTTTAAGAGCCATACAGGATGGATACAACAACACCCATCAGGCTATGTGGCGACAGCTCG acAAATGGCCGAGAACAGCTTCGGGTCTTCCTAGTACAGCTGGTACAACGGCAAGTGTTGCTTTCATtcgaaaaggaaaaatttacaTAGGTCATGTCGGAGACTCAGGAATTATTCTTGGGTACCAGGACGAAGGAGAACTTTATTGGAAAGCTAAAGCTCTCACCAAAGACCACAAACCAGAAAGTAAGCGTGAGATGACCAGAATCCAAGCTTGTGGCGGAAAAGTAGTCAGTAAATCCGGTGTGCCCAGGGTAGTTTGGAACAGACCAAGGATCGGACACAAGGGACCTGTTCGTAGATCGACTCATATTGATGAGATTCCGTTTCTTGCAGTTGCTAGGTCATTag GTGATCTTTGGAGCTACAACTCTGAACTTGATAAGTTCGTGGTATCACCTGAGCCTGATGTAGCTGTTGTAGCAGTGGATGTGAAGTCCCATCGTTGTCTTATCTTTGGAACAGATGGCTTGTGGAACATGCTATCCCCACAGTTAGCTGTATCAATTGTCCAAAATGCCGAAAGACACAATGAAAAACATCTTATTGCTTCTCAGCAAACTGGTAATGGG CATACAGATATACAAATGTGGATAAATCCATCCAAAAGTCTGGTAGATAGAGCCTTGGAAAGGTGGTCATCAACAAGACTTAGAGCAGACAACACCAGTGTTGTTACTCTAATGCTGGATCCACCTGGACCATCACGAACTGAG GTTTTGCTTGGTCAGAAGAGctgcaaagaaaaagaacgcCCGATATCACCAAAAGGAATTCCTCAACGGGTAATACTTTCCCCAGTTCCCAGTACTTCTGAACAAGTCGAGTACGAGCCAAATTACTCCACAAAACCTGAAACCAATCCTAATTTGTACGCCGCCCAACCGCAACCACCAGTACCAAATTTCACGAAGACTgatgaaagtgaaaatgaGTCTAAACAACCAGATTCATCGGATAATATTGTGGATGctatgagaaaaattacagaagtagctaatattttacataGAGAAAGGCTACCTGCAGTGTCAAAACCTTTAGTAGAGCAGCATaatccgaatttgaaaaatcaaccgCTCAATGTTACAAAGCCTTTGACTAAATGTTCGCAACAATGTCATGAAAGTCCTCAAAGAGAACTGCGTAGTAGAGAGAGTATACAAGTTGCGGAAGTATCATCAAGCGTTTGTTCTGACAATGTACAACGAACAGAAGGTTCAACAAAATCGGAAGACGTGTCTACAACAAAATTAGAGAAAAGCGATCAGCCTGTCCATTCCAAAAGGATACCTGATCACAAATCCATGGGAAGTCAAAATAATCATAACTTACAAAGTCTGAATAGACAAGTGCCAAAACCTAGCAGAATGTCTGATCATAAAACCAAAGAAGAATCAAATAATTTGCACCATATGGTTAGACAAAATGCATTTAACGGTTCTTGCGATGAATTGAAACCTGGCACAGCTGTTGGTACGAAACGAAGACACAGTACACTAGCACAGGCTGATGAGAGTTGTAGTTCGGAACCTAATCTGAAGAGGCGAACACGTTCCGAGGATCAGAGAATTCTGCCGATAGACGAAAATGACCCAGCAAATCAAGGTAAAGACAGTCACACTCGACTATCGTGGCCGGATAAATGGGAGGTTACTGGAGAAGGACCTGAAAATACAAGGACCAACCAGAGAAGAAGCCTAGAGAAGAAGGCTACACCCGTGAAAACCATTAGGAGGCCTTCAATAAATGGTGGAAATCGAATACAGCTGAGAGGAAGTTTCACCGTTCAGAGAGAACGAGTAAATATAACAAGTACGCCTGACTTACCACCGCAGAGATGGTTACGATCTGATACGATCGCAGCAACCCCTATTAAAACTTTACGCTCAAGGAATGTTGATATCATGGGTCATACAGTACCGCCTCAAATGGCCAGTCAATATGATATCGTGAAAGCGAACAGGCTTTCATTACCCAGTAAATTGAAGCAAACATCATCTTCATCTGGGCCACAAGCGAGTCCAAGCAGTTCAGGTATAGCGAAACGGGTAAAATCACCGTACAATCCCAGCGCCCGGTCACTATCGACCCGGTCTAGAATAAAACGCCTCAGTAAATAA
- the LOC107217495 gene encoding leucine-zipper-like transcriptional regulator 1 isoform X1 gives MDNTATAECLTLDFGPFETVHRWQQMPECDEFVGARRSKHTVVAYKDAIYVFGGDNGKKMLNDLLRFDVKEKSWGRAFSTGIPPAPRYHHSAVVYDVSMFVFGGYTGDIHSNSNLTNKNDLFEYKFKTGQWIEWRFIGKTPVPRSAHGAAVYDNKLWIFAGYDGNARLNDMWTISLLPGDMRVWEEVAQSGDCPPTCCNFPVAVARESMFVFSGQSGAKITNSLFQFHFKDKRWTRISTEHILRGAPPPPARRYGHTMVSFDRHLYVFGGTADSTLPNDLHCYDLDTQTWSVILSSADSQVPSGRLFHAAAVIGEAMFIFGGTVDNNVRSGEMYRFQFSSYPKCTLHDDFGRLLSSQQFCDVQFIVGESEEKIPAHIAMVAARSQWLRARIKQAQDQREKHLEKILGITDLPLKDLPLLEVKLKDAVPEAFEMVLNYIYTDRIDPTKKIEDPLSNRIVLLMMDVYRLAVQFHMKRLEQLCVQYLEATISHANVLEALHNAALLKLYFIKEFCLSFVVKDSNYNQIVMSQEFETLDQPLMVEIIRRRQMPQAKNFLKSYESTEFAHIHVLGTTLEQDMEVFLKSASTEFCDIMLMLHGTPIPAHKAILAARCSYFEGMFRSFMPEDNIVNIQIGEMIPSKESFDSLLRYIYYADVLMPPEDSLYLFTAPVFYGFTNNRLQAFCKQNLEMNVTFENVIQILEAADRMQAIDMKKYALNLIVHHFSKVARLPKLKQLSRELLLDIIEALADEKSEARMCQDMSSASLSSDC, from the exons ACGAAGTAAGCACACGGTAGTAGCATATAAAGATGCTATTTACGTATTTGGAGGAGATAACGgaaagaaaatgttgaatGATTTGCTACGGTTTGACGTTAAAGAAAAATCTTGGGGTAGGGCGTTCTCCACTGGGATTCCGCCAGCACCAAGATATCACCACTCAGCCGTAGTTTATGACGTTTCTATGTTCGTTTTTGGTGGATACACTGGAGACATTCATTCAAATTCTAATTTAACCAACaagaatgatttatttgaGTATAAATTCAAGACTGGTCAATGGATTGAGTGGCGGTTTATTGGAAA AACACCTGTACCCAGATCAGCCCATGGTGCTGCAGTGTATGATAATAAGCTTTGGATATTCGCTGGGTACGATGGGAATGCTAGATTAAATGATATGTGGACCATATCGCTGCTT CCAGGAGATATGAGAGTTTGGGAAGAAGTTGCGCAATCTGGAGATTGTCCACCAACGTGTTGCAATTTCCCTGTAGCTGTTGCTCGTGAATCTATGTTCGTTTTCAGTGGTCAGAGTGGAGCCAAAATTACAAACAGCTTGTTTCAGTTCCACTTCAAAGACAAAAG GTGGACTCGAATATCCACAGAGCATATATTGAGAGGTGCTCCACCTCCTCCAGCTCGCCGTTATGGTCACACAATGGTCAGTTTTGACAGGCATCTCTATGTCTTTGGTGGAACGGCAGATTCAACCCTACCCAATGATTTGCATTGTTACGACCTGGATACACAGACATGGAGTGTAATTTTATCATCGGCAGACAGCCAAGTACCATCTGGACGATTATTTCATGCTGCAGCAGTAATTGGGGAAGCTATGTTTATATTTGGAGGCACTGTAGATAACAATGTGAGATCTGGTGAGATGTACaggtttcaattttcttcttatCCTAAATGTACTCTGCACGATGATTTTGGAAGATTGCTCAGCAGTCAACAGTTCTGCGACGTCCAATTTATTGTTGGAGAAAGCGAAGAGAAAATACCAGCACATATTGCTATGGTAGCCGCACGATCTCAGTGGTTAAGAGCTAGAATTAAACAAGCCCAAGATCAGAGAGAAAAGcatcttgaaaaaattttaggcATTACCGATCTACCGCTCAAAGATTTACCGTTGCTAGAAGTCAAATTGAAGGATGCTGTGCCGGAAGCCTTTGAAATGGTGTTGAACTACATATACACTGATCGAATAGATCCTAccaaaaaaatagaagatCCGTTGAGCAACAGAATCGTACTTCTAATGATGGACGTTTATCGACTAGCTGTTCAATTTCACATGAAAAGATTGGAACAACTTTGTGTTCAATATCTTGAAGCTACTATCAGTCATGCAAACGTTCTTGAAGCACTTCATAATGCAGCACTTTTAAAGTTGTATTTTATTAAAGAATTCTGCTTGAGTTTTGTTGTCAAGGACAGTAACTACAATCAAATAGTGATGAGCCAGGAATTTGAAACATTGGATCAACCCTTAATGGTAGAAATCATAAGAAGAAGGCAAATGCCGCAAGCTAAAAACTTTCTaaagtcatacgaatcgacaG AATTTGCACACATTCATGTGTTGGGAACAACTCTAGAGCAGGATATGGAGGTCTTTTTAAAGAGTGCGAGCACCGAATTTTGTGATATTATGCTGATGTTGCATGGGACACCCATACCAGCACACAAGGCTATCCTTGCCGCTAGATGCAGTTATTTCGAAGGCATGTTCCGATCTTTTATGCCTGAAGACAACATAGTGAAC ATCCAAATCGGAGAGATGATTCCTTCAAAAGAATCATTCGATTCCCTGCTCAGGTATATTTATTACGCAGATGTCTTAATGCCTCCTGAGGACTCTCTGTACCTATTCACTGCACCAGTATTTTACGGCTTTACAAATAATCGCCTGCAAGCCTTTTGCAAGCAAAATCTTGAAATGAATGTTACGTTTGAAAACGTTATACAAATTCTTGAAGCTGCAGATAGAATGCAGGCTATtgacatgaaaaaatatgctCTCAATCTGATCGTCCATCATTTTAGTAAG GTGGCACGATTGCCAAAATTGAAGCAGTTGAGTCGAGAACTTTTACTGGATATTATAGAGGCATTGGCGGATGAAAAGAGTGAGGCTCGAATGTGTCAGGACATGTCCAGTGCTAGTCTTTCCAGTGACTGCTGA